A region of the Silene latifolia isolate original U9 population chromosome 9, ASM4854445v1, whole genome shotgun sequence genome:
gcgatgaCAAACAAGCTACGTAACTCCTCTTCTTCTCAATTAGGTTTTAGAATTgttaaaagagattaagaaaagtgacggacatccttttatactaatctcgcatcattaacaaaacccgtcaaactcagcccgtaaactcacttactcgatcgagtaagtcacttactcgatcgagtgacccttactcgatcgagtgccaagcttacttgatcgagtacctcacatgcagtctactgttttgcgtcaaaaactacttactcgacagagtaagccccactcgatagagtacccttagACActtaaaaccgtagtattacaatcttccctccttaaaaagaacttcgtccccgaagttcaaaccacaaccaaaaacaaaacacactaacaTCACCCCGACACAACATCATCAAAACTCAACACAAAACCCAAAACACACttcccaaaacaaaactcaacccgactcaagacaactactaactgtactaaaaccaacataaaacatgcaaaaacttgcaaaaactctatgcgaccatctcctacccccctaaaagtaacaaggttacgtccccgtaaccacacatacctgatcaaaaagagacggataccgctccctcataccCTTCTCCGCCTcacaagtagcctcctcaacctcatggttagaccaaaggaccttaaGCAAGaccgtttccccatgtctagttttcctaaccttgcaatcaagaatctgtttgggaacctcaagataagacaaagactcatccaactcgatgttctctacatataacacatgtgaaggatcgctcacatacttccacaGCTGAGACACGTGAAACCCTAAttgatagcaacgcgaagaacaaaagcaacgtaacttgttttctctcttgaaaggtttttagaaaagataaaagtgataaagaaagtgacggaaagccTTAAATATCAATCgcgcgttactaacaaaacccgactaaaacaacccgcagaaccaacttactcgatcgagtgccacacgcaCTCGATCTAGTACCCTTCATCAGAACACTGTTCCGTAAAccaaacttacttactcgacagagtaagccccactcaatagagtacccaaagacatagaaaaccgtagtattacattccgcTTACCTCAATTGCTGCAAATGCATTAAATTttaaaacaatatgaaaattCATAAAGAAAATAAACAATTGACGAAACGCAATTCTAATTAATGTTCTGGAATTTTTACTAGGTAAATTCAATAGATCACGATAATTCAAATTAAAGAGAAAAACGGCTGGATTGTGTAATGTTACTCGATAAATAGAAATACAGTattaaaaatatgaaattcatTAAAATTATAAAGAAATATTACCTATTTCGATCTCTTTGAGATTTAAGtgtaaaattgggatttttgtAGATGATTGAAATTAATTGTAACTGCAAATTTTTGATTCTAATTTCTCTAATTATAAATTtgggatgatttgtgagtaattAATTTGGGATAAATCATATTTAAAGATTATAAAAGAAATGTTAGAGAAGTTTTTGAGAATATTAAAgatcaaatttaatttttttgggTAAGGAGGTTAATTATTTGGGGAAGGAGATTAATTATTTTGGGAAGGAGATTGTTGAGGTTTGGAAATTGTAATAGTCATCGTGCTTCCTCACTTTTGCTTCATTGCTTTAacttttttttatttcaattataTGGGTATATTAAGATTTGGGCCCCAAAATTTTAAGGCCCAGTGTCAGTGCACATAGTGCACCATGGGTTAGACGGCCTGGACACATAGAATGATAGCGAAACGACTTCCTTATCAAGCTATTACATTGCTTAAATAAGGAATCTAGTTGggaaaactatataagaaaattgCTCAAGGATACCACGAGAAAATTGTTACATCTCAGGGATATCTGAGGAAAAATGTATAAAGTACAAGATAACATGGGAAATgccaaacttttatttttatttcatattttttgaTTTAATACTTATTGCCACGTCATTAAAAGTTAAGGTTCCGTTAACGGCGGTTACATAAAGGGGTACCGCAGGCACAAAAGTGGAACTTTAAGGGTACCATGGGcggattcttaaaagtaggggtatcatgggaaatctgacaaaattaaggggtaatatgggaaatttccgtaaaaaaaaacatatatttacaaaaaattataaaatataaaTCATTACGTTTGTTGCGAAAAATGCTTTGAATTGAGTATAATATCCATTATATTGAAATAATTTGATTATAATGGTTTAAGTGTGTCTAACAATAAATTTATATCCAAGTAATAtaatattttgagaaagttatacgagtaaaacttagaccattagaGAGCCATTAAATACTCCttccaatttcctattatcttccctctttcttttttcacacaagtttgattatcttccctctttccttttttggtaagtttcattcattttttttattaatttctctctcctaaaaaatcaacaactcccattactttatttattctttattcattattcattctttattaattattttctcttccctataaatttcacaacttacaatattttattctactttattccttctttcttcccctttcttaatttttgtgaccaaaagaaaggggaagataaaagaaaattggagggagtaattattaaAAACTAATTAAAGATAATTATTAAGAGAAGTTTTTATAATGTCGTAATGAACGAACTGCGAATTAAATATTTTAATTTGACTCAAAATGGTGAATGCATGTATATTAGATAGTATTTTATTTAAGATTTAACAAAATATACAAATAGGTCGCGATTAGTACAATAAAACCGTTTTTGCTCACCCCACGAAAATAGAGGAACATATATGTGGATGGTCAAACCGTTCAAGTGAGTAGGCAAAGAACTAGGGATGTCAATGGGGCGGAGCAGGGcgggtgcggaggaggggtaaccCGCACCCGCGAACTATAATGCGTACCCACACCCGCCCCACGACCCGCGACGGTTGAACTTTTCAAACCCGTCCACGTCCCGTGGGGACCCGCCAAATTACCTATCTTCTCACAAAacaattttaaaaaatataaatcTTGAATCTAAAACATACTAGTCTCGTACATCTTATACAAATAAGTTTCCGCAAAATAGTCTAACATTCAATTAACTAGTAAACAAGTTATTCAAACCATGAAATAGTTTGAGGATTATGATTTCTTTTTCTCTGGGGTTTAGGTTGTTGGGTATTTGGGTTATAGATTGTTGGGTATTTGGGTGGGTAAAAACTAAGAAGTAGATGTAATTTGTCCAGGTTTATGAAAAAACGGTTTAAGCTTTTTATCTaagttaaattttatttttatttttatatagtaCAAATTTGTTGGGTATTTGGGTGGGTAAGAACTAAGTAGATGAAATTTGTCTAGGTTTATGAAAAAAAGGTTTAGGCTTTTTATCTaagttataaattttatttttatttttatattgtaCAAATTTGTCTAGGTTTACGAGTAAGACGGGTACAAGCGGAGCAGGGACATGCGGGGCGGGCGGGGTGAGTGTGGGGCGGGTCTCATGTGATACCCGCACCTAGACCtgacaaaagcaacccgacccgattgacccgacccgaaaaagctgactcgagacccgaactacatcacccgaatgtgacccgaaaacccgaattgacccgacccgacccgaacatgacccgagctttcttgacccgaactggcctgacccgaaaatgacccgatccgaaaccaccaaacacgaaaatgacccgacaaaatataactctaattgaaccgaaaagacttgaaatgacaaTTTTTCTAtaattcattgacccgaaaatgacccgtcCCGAAACAACCCAACCCGCTTGATCCGAAActgacccgaccaacaaacccgaattaacccgaaatcaatgagaaacccgaattgacccgacccaaatCCGACCTATTGACCCGTTTTACCAGGTCTATGGCCACGACCCATCAAATCATTACCCACCCCACCACACTCCCCGTCCCAagtggggcgggtgcggggcgaCCCGCCAAAACCACCCCACTGACATCTCTACAAAGAACAAAGAGTAATCCCCGACACCTCACTTCGGACTGCACCAATGCTATTCTCTATCCTCCGCCACCACTATCGCCGCCTATTACCGCCGTTATTGCCGCCATTTACATCTCACATACGTTGTCTACGATCAGACGCAACCCTAGAAGCCATCGCTAAAGCCGCCGAGGTTAACACGCCGGTGATGGTGTTGTACAATTACCCCTCTTTTTCCGGCGCATTTTCCGCCTTGTTCGCTCATTTATATCACTCTTGTCTTGGTATTCCTTGCCTCATTCTGCCTTTCTCTTCAATTGTTCCTTTCAGGTGTCTttttttctcttccttttcttgcgtaattttgtgtttttttggTTTGTTTATGTGTTTCGCATTTTGTTTTGTTAGATTATATTGAGGAGGTTCTCCGTCTGATTGATTCACTAGCGCCTTCGGTATTCGATATTGTATGCATGAATTTAGAATTCGTTACTGAATGTGAATAATTGCATACTGTTAAATTTTCAAGtcggagggagtatttgtttaGGCAATGCACTAGCACCTCTGATATTTAAGTGATTTGTGTGTTTGATTGATGGACCGTAGCTTGGCATTTGACGCCAATTATATCGGAGTTGTAATGAATGGATACAAAAATCTGTCTGTATTGGCGTTTACCTTTTAAGTTTCACTTTTCACCGTTATCATTGAATTATGTCCGGTTGAATGTCTTTGGAATTGTAAATTATAGTGTTTTTGGGTTTGTTAGCCTATAATCACCTACTTTAGATGAGGTGAGGGGGTTGAGCCTTTACAAGTCGATTACATAGAAGGATAAAAAGATGGGCATTTTTTGAGAAAAGAAGCGTACGGGGTGGGGGCGAGAGTCGTTTTAATCTAGGCCATATAACCTAAAGCCAAAAGAGCAATGAATCATTGCGTCCGAAGGAATGGGCGCGTTCATCACACTTTGGCATGTTATCTTAATTTAAAAGGTATATGTGGCCTCGAATTTGAAAGGGTGAAGGTAAGCATAGGGTTTTCTCAAGTCCTGCAAGTAACTTTAATAGTCGGCAGAGGGAAAATGGAAAATTGCTTGTAATCTGAACACGTATGATGGTTTTTGACTCCCAATTACAGGGTTGATGATGTGTGTTTCGAAGGTCTTAAGACATGTTATTTTCTCGATTTCATTGGTCCCGAAGGATTTGCAGGAGAGCTCTCGAGGAAGACGGCGTGCGagtaagcctatgaatcctttttGACTGAGCTATTCAGTTAtggaattttttattttattttattttatttttcacgGTGAACTTAGCTAGTTACTTTATTGTGCTAGGGTTATTTGTTTCGACCATCGGAAATCGACACTGAAAAAGATCCCTTCTCCTAAAGATGCCATAAACCTCACATTTCATGTTGATACAGAGAAGAGTAGCTCTAGGGCTGCGTATGAATATTTTTCAAGCAAGGTTGATTGTTTGAGTTCAAGGGAAGATAAAGTTAGTGATTCTAATCCTTTGGACTCATGTAGCGTATTTTCAAACCCGATTGCAGGGAAAATCACATCCTTTCTCCTGATTCAGGTTGTTGCTGATAATCTTCTGAAGTCAAATGGTCAACTTTGCATAGAGGTACTGTTGAAGTATCTTGAAGACGGAGATCTACGCCAATGGAAACTGCCTGACATCCGGGCTTTTACCATTGGTATCTCAGAATGGAGGTCCAAAATGAACTGCATCACTAATCCCCATATGTATGACCAGGTTTGTGTCACAAACTCACAATGTTTGTTTCTTGTTCATGGTTTGTTATACGGAGTATAACATTATTACTTTATTCTTGCTCCTGGAGTCCTGGTTGTGTGACTGTTTACACAAACTTGCTTAGGAAGATAACATTCTGTCTCATTTTCTGCATGTCTGGGGATAGGTCCTGTGTTTTGATTGATATTGAGATGTTTCTTATGGAGGCTTGGTAAATTCACATCATATAACCATGTGCTCTACTCTATTCCACATTGACAAGAGAAAcattatttcacatataaaatagaGTTTTATCCCGAAAGATG
Encoded here:
- the LOC141599638 gene encoding uncharacterized protein LOC141599638, which produces MLFSILRHHYRRLLPPLLPPFTSHIRCLRSDATLEAIAKAAEVNTPVMVLYNYPSFSGAFSALFAHLYHSCLGIPCLILPFSSIVPFRVDDVCFEGLKTCYFLDFIGPEGFAGELSRKTACEVICFDHRKSTLKKIPSPKDAINLTFHVDTEKSSSRAAYEYFSSKVDCLSSREDKVVADNLLKSNGQLCIEVLLKYLEDGDLRQWKLPDIRAFTIGISEWRSKMNCITNPHMYDQLLGLKAEELIAMGRANMSTQKDTVQEFVEKGFKLRLGRGFYGECLGVRADSHPDLSDEIGKELSLKSAAAGLRPIGAVVFMQRRNLKMCLRTTDGATDTSEIAKAYGGGGSHSSSSFIIRMDEYNQWCLAK